One window from the genome of Anolis sagrei isolate rAnoSag1 chromosome 4, rAnoSag1.mat, whole genome shotgun sequence encodes:
- the LOC137096840 gene encoding LOW QUALITY PROTEIN: cyclin-dependent kinases regulatory subunit 2-like (The sequence of the model RefSeq protein was modified relative to this genomic sequence to represent the inferred CDS: inserted 1 base in 1 codon; substituted 1 base at 1 genomic stop codon), whose amino-acid sequence MAHKQIDYNNKYFDQNYDLQHLLLLKELSRQAPKRXEVXRRFGVQQSLDCVHNVIHEPEPDIPLCRRLLPKGQQK is encoded by the exons ATGGCCCACAAGCAGATTGATTATAAT AACAAATACTTTGACCAGAACTATGATCTCCAGCATTTGTTGTTGCTAAAAGAGCTCTCAAGACAAGCACCAAAAA TGGAGGTATAGAGAAGATTTGGTGTTCAACAGAGCCTTGACTGCGTCCACAACGTGATTCATGAACCAGAACCAGATATTCCCCTTTGTAGAAGACTACTTCCAAAAGGCCAGCAGAAATAA